TAAAAATAAGAGAAATGCATCATTTATAATTATTTTAACTCCTCAAGCAATGACTGAGCCTGAAGAAACAGCTAAGAAAATAATTGAAATTTCTAAAAAGTATCCCTCAATAGCTATTGCAACAGTTTTTATGGGAGGAGTAACTGTTGAAAAAGCTAAACAATTATTATTAAATAATGGTATTCCATGTTTTGAATATCCTGAACAAGCAGTATTAGCTATTTCAACAATAATCGATTATAAAAGAATTCTTGATAAACCGTTTGAGAAGAAAATTGAAGAAATAAAAATAGATAAATCATATGCAGAAAAAATTATTAAAAAAGTTAGGGATGAAGGTAGAACAGTTTTATTAGGTGTAGAAGCAAATGAACTTATTAATTCTTATGGAATTCCAACTCCGCAAAGTTTTTTAGCAACAAACGTAGAAGAAGCAATAGAATTCGCTGAAAAAATAGGATTTCCAATTGTTATGAAAATTTCTTCTCCACAAATACTTCATAAAACAGATATAGGTGGAGTAAAACTTAATATTAATTCTTTCTCTCAATTAAAAGAATCTTTTAATGAAATAATAAATAATGCTACAAGATTTTTCCCAGAAGCTGAAATATATGGTATAGAAATTTATAAACAATATCCTAGAGGTAAGGAAGTAATAATTGGTATGACAAAAGATCCACAATTTGGACCATTAATAATGTTTGGTGCAGGAGGAATATATGCAAATTTTATTAAGGACGTTTCTTTTAGATATCCTCCATTATCCAAAGAAGATATTTATGAAATGATTTCTGAAACTAAAATTTATAATTTATTAAGAGGTGTTAGAGGAGAAAAACCAAGTGATATAAATGCTTTAATAGATATTATTTTAAGATTTTCTAAGTTTGTAATGGATTTTGAAAAAGATTTAGCCGATATTGATATAAATCCAATTTTTGTTTATGAAAAAGGGAATGGATGTATTGCAATAGATGTAAAAATAAGTATAATTAAATAAAACAAAAATTAAAAACAATTATATACTTTAATGATTATTGAATAGTATGGGAGAAATGGTATGAGTAAAATCCCTGGTATTATAGTTTCAGCAACAAGATGGTTCACTGGAAAAACAGCTTTTTGTTTAGGCTTAGCTTTAAATATGCAAAATCAAGGATATAAAATAGGATTTTTCAAACCTATTGTTCATATCGAATCTGGTTTTTTACATGATATGGATGTTATAACTTTTAGGAAAATGCTTAATCTTAAAGAACCATATGAAGTTATTGCACCTATACAACTTGGACCAAATTTTCTAGAAGGATATATTAATGCTGATTTAAATGGATTAAAAAAATTGGTTTTAAATGCATATGAGAAAATTTGTGAAGAAAAAGATTTTATTATAGTTGAAAGTTTGCATACTTATAATACAGGTTGTCTAATAAATTTATCTGCTCCACTTTTATCAAAAATGCTTGATTTAAAAATTCTTTTATTATCAAAAATTGAAAGTGATTTTTCAATAGATGATATAATTTTAGCTAGTAATTATATTAAAAATAATGGAAAACTTCTTGGAGTAATTTTAAATAGAGTACCACGTTTATTATATAAACGTGCAAAGGAAATAATTGTTCCAGAACTTGAAAAAAGAGGATTAAAAGTTTTTGGTTTAATACCTGAAAATAAAACATTAATGGCTAGAACTGCAAGAGAAATTCATGAAAGCTTAGGAGGAGAAATTCTTGCTTGTGAAGAATGTTTAGATAATCTTGTTGAAGAAGTATTAATTGGAGCAATGACGTATGAAAGTGCTTTAAAATATTTTATGAGAGTCCCAAATAAAGCTGTTGTAACTGGAGGAGATAGAGCAGATATAGCTTTAGCTGCTCTTCAAACAGATACGTCTCTTTTAATTTTCACAGGAAATCTCTATCCAAGCCAAAAAGTATTGAATGAAGCTGAGTCTAAAAAAGTACCTGTTATACTTGTTCCAACAGATACTTATACTACAATTAAGCATTTAGAAAGAGTTACAGGTAGGATAGGCCCAGAAGATAAAAAGAGAGCTGAACTTGCTAAAGAAATTGTTGAAAAACATGTTGATTGGAAATCTTTAATAGAAGAAGCTGGATTAAAGAAATAATTATTTAAAAATTGTTAATATTTTTAAATAAGCTTTTTAATTTTATTTAAAAATTATTAGTGATGTATATGGTTTCAGTCTATTCTTTAATGAGAAAAATTTGGAGAGAAAGAAATGAAGAATTAATAAAAAATTTAAGGAAAAGAGCAATAGAATGGAGAAAAGAAAAATCTATTGTAAGAGTAGATAGACCTTTAAGATTAGATAGAGCTAGAAGTTTAGGTTATAAAGCTAAGCAAGGTTTCATTGTAGTAAGGGTAAGAGTAAGAAAAGGAGGTTTTAGTAAACCTAGACCAAGATCTGGTAGAAGACCAAAAGCATTAGGTGTTATAAAACATAAAGTTAATGTATCCTTAAAGGAAGAAGCTATAAATAGAGTTTCTAAAAAATACGTAAATATGCATGTTTTAGGAGCTTATGAATTATTTAGAGATGCTAAGTATGCTTGGTATGAAGTTATTCTAGTTGATCCAAATCATCCATCCATTAAAAGCTCAAGAAATATTTCTCTTCCAAAAAAGCTTTAAACTATTAATTCTTATGCTTTAATTTCTAAATAATATCATTTTAAAAATATTTCAAGATGTACCATTTTAATACTGACTTATTTTCTCCACTAGCTTAAATAAGGGAAATGAGGCTATTGCTTAAACCGTCATTATTTCATCATAAACCATGCTACCTTATTTATCAAATATACTTATTTCATCGTACCATAAAGGAAACAATAGAAAAATTCTTTTTATTGTTAAAAAAGATAAAAGCGATAGTAATATTTGTTTCAATATTTTTTTAATTTTTAATATCAGAAAAATCAAAAGTAGTTTTAAAGATTTAAATAATACTTTATTTAAAGTATTAAATATGTCAGAAAAAATAACAAGTATAAAAATTAATCCTGAACTATGGAAAAAAGTAAAATTATTAGTTATTGAAAGAGGTTCCTCATTAAAATCCTTATTAGAAGAATTACTTATTAATGAGATTGAAGCAGAAGAACTTGTAAAAGAAGAGTTCAAAACATCAGAAAGTTTGCTAAAAGTTTTAGAAGAAAGAAGGAAAGAGGGACAAATTCCATTTATTATTTCGATTCAAAAAAGTGCTACCGAACTTGTAAGGGAAGAAAGAGAAAATGTATAGTTATTATATCGATACCAGTGTTATAATTGCTAGATATAAACCAGAAGATGAATTGTATGAATATTCTGAAAGATTTTTTAAATCAAATAAAGCAAATTTTTATATTTCGCCATTAACACTAGTTGAACTTTACTCTATTCTTTCTAGAATTAAAAATAAAATAATTCTTCCTTTCCAAGAAGAAATTCTACTAGACACACTTATAACTTTCATAGTTAAAGATTGTAAATTAAGAGTAATATCAAAAACGTATTCTATTGAAAGACTTGTTGTAGGTTATAAAATTAGATTGCCAGTAGAATATTATTTAGCTATGAGGTTTGCTGAAAAATTAAAGCTAAAAACAATGGATTTACTTCATATTTTATACACATGGCTATTTAAAAGAAATTATCATATAGATTCATTTATAACTGGAGATTATGACATCATTAATAAAGCTGATAAAATTAACGAGCTTTTTGGAATAAAAATTTTACATCCAAAACATGTAAATTAGATAAGGAAATATTATAAATAGATTCGAAAATTTAATATACTAATTTAAGAAAAGCTAATAAACAAGATTTGTAATTTAAGCTTTAAAAAATAAATTAAGATAAACATATATAATGCTTAAAGCTTTCTTAGATTGAAAATGGTATGGTAAAGCATAGAAGATATATCTTCTTATTTTTATTCATAATTATAATTTTCCTTAATGATACTATAATCTTAACCTACTCAAGTTTTTCTAATGATTTATCATTAATAATACCTAAAGTATATTATTTTTATGAAGAAGGAATTATAGCAAACGCTGGAAATGATTATATAAAACTTAATCAAAGCGATAGATGCTATGAATTATTAATGAACTCTTCTTTTCAAAAAAGCTTTTTAGTAAATACCAGTCATAAAGTTATTAATTTTTTCTATGATGAAGATGGAATGCCTATGATAGAACTTGATATTCCTAGTGAATTGCCTCCTAAAAGTTATATTAAATATTATGTAACTCAAAAAATTGAAATTTATGGTTCTTTTTCAATACCTGAAGATCTTTCTTATGAAAAATCTGGAAGCCTTTCAGATATAAAAAATACTTATTATAAGCTTAAATTATTCTCTGAAACTACTGCTCCTACAGGAGTATGGAAATACAACGATACTAATTGGGAATATTTAATTAAAAAAGCTGAAGAACTTAAAGGGAATGATGAAAATGTATTAAGAATAGTATGTTCTTTCATCGATTGGATTGGAAAAAATATCGCATACCCTAAAGATGGAAGCGAATTGCCTAAGTATCCAAATGAAACAATTACTTTAGAAAATATAGAAATGAAAACTAAAGGAATTGGAGATTGTGATGATCAAGCTAATTTATTAATACTATTATGTAGAGCTATTGGAATTCCTGCTTATTTACAAGCAGGAGGTATAATTCTTTATAAAGAGAAATATAAAAATTCTGAAATTGCTTGGAATGGACATTTAAATTATTATTATGGATATGTTGGGTGGCATGGTTGGGCAATGGTTTATATTCCTCCTTGGGGTTGGCTTCCAGTAGATTTAACATGGGGATATTATGGTTTAGGTAAAAAAGATCCATTAACAGCTATAAAATATTCAGCCATAGCTATTCAAGAAATAATGTATTTAAGAAATTATTATTCAATAGATTATGTTAAAGAAACTAGAGAATTTAAAAAAATGGTTGAAGATAAAAATTTGTATTTTTATATAAATTATTTAGTTATTCCTGAAGGAAAATCCATAAGAGATGAAATCGATAATTTCCCAAAATACAATCTCTCATGGATGAATGTTACTACTCATGAAACAAAAACTACAAGTACTTATATTATTAAGAAATACGAAGATAAATTAAATATTTATTTAATAATAGTTTTAACAATGCTTACAATTTTATCGATCATAATATTAATTAGTATTTTTAAACGTTTTAGAAGTAAAAGAATTTCTGAGAGATCATTATACTTATATTGAAAATTTTATTACTCTTTCTAATATTTTACTTATAGGAATAGCTAATATAAGAGAAACTAAAGCTTGTCCAAATAAATCTCTTATAAATGATATTATTGCTGCAGGATAACCTTTAATAAATATATTAACATAGAAATATGTTGAAGCCATCACTAATCCTCCAAGAAAGCAAAATATTATTTTAATTACTATGTTTTTATTCTTTCCAAAACCAGCTATTATTCCTTCAAAACCATGTGCTGGAATTGAAACAAACCATCTAGGATATCCTACAATAAAATCAGCAACTAAGCTTCCAATTATTCCAACAAGCCCACCTATTTTTGAACCAAACAAGATGCCTGCTAAAAATATTATCGTATCACCTATATGTGTATAACCTCCAGTAGGTGATGGAAACATAGCACCAACATATGCAGTTAATATAGCTGTTAAAGCTGATAAAGAAGCAATAAATGATACGTCCAAAGTTGTTAAAAAAGGCTTAGGAATAAATGTTTTTCTAGACTCAATGAATCCTCTATAACCTATAGAAAATAGAATAATGCTTGCTAACAAACTTAAACTTATATGAAGAAGGTTTATTTGAAAACCAAAATTTAATGGAATTATAATTCCTATTAATGCTATAATCCCTCCAATAATGGAATACACACTTCCATTTGAAAATTTTTCTTTAATGAATTGTGAAATATTAAATAAAGCTAATAAAAAGCTACTAAATGGAAATAAAAGACAAAAAGCTATAATAATTTTTTCATTACTACCTATAGCTATTTCTGAAAAAATATTTTTTATTCCAAAATTTTCTAATAAATTTAATCCTTCTATGAATCCAGCTATTAATATTATGAAAGAAGATATAATTGTTAGGATTATTGCTAAAATCTTAAAATTTCTCATGCTTAATTTTATTATTTAAGTAATATATAAGTATTAGCCTATATATAGGTCTATAATTAGAGTATGAGAATGAGAAATATGCTACTAAAATGTACAAATTGCAATACAATTTATAATTTTGATATTAATAAAGAACTTTGTGAGAAATGTGGAAATGGTCTTTCTATAGAAATGTATAATCTTAATTTTTTCAAACCATTAAAAAATGAAATAGGAATATGGAAATATGCAAATATATTGCCATATGTAGATGAAAAATTTAGATATTCTTTAGGAGAAGCTAATACAAATTTGCATAAAAGTATTTGGATTAAAAAAGATTTAAAAATAGATGAAATTTGGTTTAAAGATGAAACAACAGAACCAACAGGATCATATTTAGATAGAAGCTCAGCATTATTTATATCTATGGTTTCAAGTTTAGGATATAAAAACATAATCACATATTCTACGGGAAATCTTGGTGCTTCATTATCAGCATATTCATCTAAAGCTGGATTGAAAATGCAAGTTTATATAAGGCCTGGTATTGATCTTGGAAAACTTTATCAAATGATAGCATATGGAGCAGAAGTAAATATTATAAAAAATTTTAAAGAGGAAATAATAGAGAAAGAAGATACAGCAATAGCTATAGAGTATAACCCTATAATAAATGAAGCTAAAAAAACAATAATGTTAGAAATATTCTTTCAACTTAATCAAGATTTGCCAGATTATATTATTCTTCCAATGGGAGAAGGTGGTTTATTATATTCAACATTCAAAATGTTAATTGAAATTAGAAGTTTAATAAAATCTAAAATTAATAAAATGAAAATTATTGGGGTACAACCAGAAGGATGTGCACCAATAGTTAAAGCTTTTGAAAAAGGTTTAGATTCTATTGAAATGGAACATGAATCTAGAACTAAAATATTTGATCTTAGTGTAATGAATCCAAAATTTGGAAATGCAGCATTAAAAGCAATAAGAGAAACAAATGGTTATGCTATCTCAGTAAGTGATAATGAAATATTTAATGCAACAATGATTTTAGCTAAAAAAGAAGGGATATTAGCTGAACCTGCTGCTAGTTTAACATTAGCAGGATTAATAAAATTAAGAAAAATTGGAGAAATAGAGAGAGACTCAAGAATTGTTTGTGTTATAACTGGAAGTGGTCTTAAAGATCCAAAAATAATGAAAGAAATTGCATTAAAAGAGTCAAAATTAGGCTCTTTAATAGAAGAATTAAGTGGAAAAATACAATTAGGTAATACAAAAATAGCAATTTTAAAATTATTATCTGAAAAAGAAATGTATGGATATCAAATTTGGAAAGAATTAAAAGAAAAATATAATTTGAATATTAAAATACCTACCATTTATCAACATTTATCTGAATTAATTGAAAAAGGATACGTAAAGAAAGTTATGTCAAAGCATATTTTTGGGAGAAAGAGAGAATATTATTCATTAACTGAGAAAGGAAAAAATATTGTTTAAAAGATATCCTTAAATTTTTCTGTAACTATAAAAAAATATAAATTTCTAACTTAATTAAGTATTTATAGCATTCATTAGTATAAGTGGAATAAAATGTTTATCTCAGAAAAAGCTGTTATTAAAGCTTCCTTTGAAGGAAATGTAATAGTACTAGGTCCAACAATAATAGAAAACAATACTTTAATTGGATTGAATGTATTAATTGGTTACCCATCTAAAGATAAAATAATTAAAATAATGAAAAATAAGAATTTAGAAATAAAGGATCTTGATGAAATTAGTAAAGGATCAAAAATAGGTAAAAATTGTATTGTAAGAAGCAATTCAATCATATATGAAAATGTTAAAATAAGTGATAATGTTGAAATTGGACATAATACATTAATTCGTAGCAATTCAGAAATTGGAGAAAATAGTAAGATTGGATCGTATACGATATTAGACGGAAGTGTAAAAATTGGAAAAAATGCAAATATTCAATCTGGTGTTTATTTACCACATTTATCAATTGTTGGAAATAATGTTTTTATAGCTCCATATGTTTGTGTAACAAATGATAAATATCCTCCAAGTGGTAAATTAAAAGGAGTAATAATATGCGATAATTCTATTATTGGAGCTAATTCAATTCTTATTTCAGGTATAGAAATAGGTGAAAATTCTGTTATAGCAGCTGGATCAATAGTTACTAAAAATGTACCTCCAAATATTGTTGTATCTGGCATTCCTGCTAGGAAAATTATGGATAGAGAAGAATATGAGAAGAAAATGGAAGAATGGAGAAAAATATGATAATATCTTTATTTTTCACTTTATTTCTTTTAAAATTTGCTTTATTGCAATTTTAACAGCTTCTTTACTATTATACTTTGGCTTCCAACCTAATTTTTTTATTTTTGAAATATCTAAAAGCATAGTTTTAACATCTCCTATCCATCCTCTTCCTCCATTAATTCCTCCAGTATAAATAAATTCTACATTTTTCAAATTCATTTCATTTACTATAATTTCAGCTATTTCTTTTACTGTAATAAAATCTTCTGAACCTATATTATAAATTTCAATTTTTTCATAAGTTTTTTCTAAACCAATAAGTATAGCTTCTATACATTCATCTACTAATAAATATGACTTTTTTTGAGTGCCATCACCTAAAATTTCAAGTTTTCTTGGATTATTTTTAAGTTTATTTATAAAATCCCATATTACTCCATGTTTACATCTTGATCCAATTATATTTGCTAAACGATAAATTATCCCTTTTAAATTAAACATATTACAATATGCTGAGATCAATGCTTCACATGCAAGTTTTGAGCTACCGTACATTGAAATTGGTATTAATGGAGCATAATCTTCAGGAGTAGGAATTTTTTTAGCTTCTCCATAAATTGTTGAACTTGATGTAAAAACAATTGTTTTAATCGTTTTACTTTTTCTTGCTTCTTCTAAAATATTGTATGTTGCAATAATATTTTGTTTAAAATCTATACTTGTATTAATTGCTCCAATTCTTACTTCAGGATTTGCTGCTAAATGAAAAATTATTTCACAATCTTTTATAGCTTTTCTTATATCTTCTTTATTTAAACAATCTCCTTTAATAAAATTGAATTTTTCATTACCGATCCATTTAGAAATATTCTCTATGCAACCTTTACTAAGATTATCTATAACATTTATTATTGCGCCTTTTTCCATTAATTTATCTACTAAATGACTTCCAATAAATCCTGCTCCACCTGTAATTGCAATTCTAATATTTTTATAATTCATTTTCTTTTCTTTATTTAGTAGGTAGAATTTATTTAAATATTAATTTTTTTAATATATTAATATACTTATTTTTTAAAGAATTAAAATTTATTTTAAAATATAAACTTTATAAGCATTCCTTAAAATGATTTTGTTAAAATATGAAATATAATACTAAATATGAAATTGAAATGCTTAAAACTAATTCTTTTTTAATTTCTTCCGCACCTGCTAGGGCAGATTTTCTAAATACTCATCAAGATTATAAAGGCTTACCAGTAGTTCCGATTGCTGTAAATCTTAGAACATATTTTTTTGCAATAAATGAAATTAATGGAAAATTTAAAATAATTAGTTTAAATTTAAAAAGGCAAGGAGTAGATTATATCGATGTATTCAGTATTCCTAAAGTAAATTTAAAACCTGGAAAATGGTTTGGAAATTATTTAAGAAGTGTGTTTATTTCTCTACAAAAATATGTTAAGAAAAAATTTAATAAAGGTCTTGAAGTGATAATTGAAAGTGAAGTCCCAGTAGCAAGTGGATTAGCAAGTAGTGCTGCTTTAGAAGTTGCTTTTACTAAATTATTAAGTGAATATTATAATTTAAATTTATCTCTTGAAGAAATTGCTGAAATTAGTTTTATAGCTGAAAATAAAATTTTTGGAATTCCTTGTGGAAGACTAGACCAATATGGTTCATCTTTTGGTAAAGCTATAGTATTATATCCAAAACCTCCTATAAAAGTAGAGACATTACCAATAAGTGAGATGGATATAATAGTTGTAGATTCTGGTATTAGACATAGTGTAGCAGACATTCATCCTAAAAGACAAGAAGAAATCAATATTGGTTTAAAACAATTAATGAAGTCTTCTATTGTTCCTAAAAATCTTAAAGAAAAACTTGGATATAGATTTGATGAACCTAAATGGGATGAAATAAAAATAGAGGAAATTGAAAAATATTTAGAATTAATAAATAATATTTCAGCTAGGCGTATTCTATACACTATAAAAACTCATGAATCAACATTAAAAGCAATTGAAATAATTAAATCAAGTATGATAAAAAATAAATTAGATGAATTAGGAAAAATAATGAATGAACAACATGAATTTATGAGAGATTTATATGAGATAAGTCTTCCAAAAATAGAAGAAATAAGAAATGAAATGTTAAATGCTGGAGCATTAGGAGTTAAAATAAGTGGTGCAGGCTTAGGAGGCTGTCTTATAGGAATTGTAAAAGAAAAAGAAGAAGGAAATAAAATAGTTGAATCAGCAATAAAGGCTGGTGCTAAAAATGGATGGGTATTAAAAATAGATGAAGGTGTTAAAGCAGAATGGAGGTAAAGAATATTGAGTAATGAATTAAGATGGAACCCTTTATTAAGTACATGGATAATAGTATCTAGTAAACGTAAAATTAGACCTTGGAGAATTGAAGAATGTCCTTTTTGTCCAGGGGCTCCTGAAACAGGATATAATTGGCAAACACTTATTTTAGATAATCTTTATCCAACATTAATAATAGATCCTAAAACTTCTAGAGAAAGCTTTGATATTTATAAAATTAAGCCTGGATATGGATACTGTAAAATAGTTATAGAAACTCCTGAGCATACTGGTGATTTAGATAGTATTTCATTTGAAAATTTAGTTAAATATCTTAAAGATTTAAAAGAAGAAAATATTAAGCTTTGTAATGATAAAAAAATACGATATGTAGCTTGCTTTCGTAATAAAGGTGAAATAATAGGTGTATCACTTACACATCCTCACTCACAAATTTATGCTCTTCCATTTATTCCTCCTAGAATAAAGATAGAATTAAAAAATGCAAGAAAATTTTATAAAGAAAAAAATAAATGCCTTTTTTGTCATATAATTGAATTAGAGAAAAAGGAATTTAATCGATTATTATACTCAAATAAATCTTTCATAAGCTTTTTACCATTTTTTGCTATGTGGCCTTATGAAGTTCATGTATATTCTAAAAAACATATAGGAAATATTATTGAATTAAATGATGAAGAGATAGAAGATTTAGCAGATATGATTAAAATAATTGTTGCAATGTATAATTCTCTTTTTGATTTTAGTTTACCATATATTATGTTTATTCATAATTCTCCATGTAGAAAAAATTATCCATATTATCATTTTCATATAGAATTTTATCCAATTCATAGGTCAAAAGATAAATTAAAATATGCTGCTGGAATAGAATGGGGTGCATGGGTATTTACATATGATGATATTCCAGA
This genomic interval from Nitrososphaerota archaeon contains the following:
- a CDS encoding phosphotransacetylase family protein translates to MSKIPGIIVSATRWFTGKTAFCLGLALNMQNQGYKIGFFKPIVHIESGFLHDMDVITFRKMLNLKEPYEVIAPIQLGPNFLEGYINADLNGLKKLVLNAYEKICEEKDFIIVESLHTYNTGCLINLSAPLLSKMLDLKILLLSKIESDFSIDDIILASNYIKNNGKLLGVILNRVPRLLYKRAKEIIVPELEKRGLKVFGLIPENKTLMARTAREIHESLGGEILACEECLDNLVEEVLIGAMTYESALKYFMRVPNKAVVTGGDRADIALAALQTDTSLLIFTGNLYPSQKVLNEAESKKVPVILVPTDTYTTIKHLERVTGRIGPEDKKRAELAKEIVEKHVDWKSLIEEAGLKK
- a CDS encoding 50S ribosomal protein L15e, producing MVSVYSLMRKIWRERNEELIKNLRKRAIEWRKEKSIVRVDRPLRLDRARSLGYKAKQGFIVVRVRVRKGGFSKPRPRSGRRPKALGVIKHKVNVSLKEEAINRVSKKYVNMHVLGAYELFRDAKYAWYEVILVDPNHPSIKSSRNISLPKKL
- a CDS encoding PIN domain-containing protein → MYSYYIDTSVIIARYKPEDELYEYSERFFKSNKANFYISPLTLVELYSILSRIKNKIILPFQEEILLDTLITFIVKDCKLRVISKTYSIERLVVGYKIRLPVEYYLAMRFAEKLKLKTMDLLHILYTWLFKRNYHIDSFITGDYDIINKADKINELFGIKILHPKHVN
- a CDS encoding transglutaminase-like domain-containing protein; amino-acid sequence: MVKHRRYIFLFLFIIIIFLNDTIILTYSSFSNDLSLIIPKVYYFYEEGIIANAGNDYIKLNQSDRCYELLMNSSFQKSFLVNTSHKVINFFYDEDGMPMIELDIPSELPPKSYIKYYVTQKIEIYGSFSIPEDLSYEKSGSLSDIKNTYYKLKLFSETTAPTGVWKYNDTNWEYLIKKAEELKGNDENVLRIVCSFIDWIGKNIAYPKDGSELPKYPNETITLENIEMKTKGIGDCDDQANLLILLCRAIGIPAYLQAGGIILYKEKYKNSEIAWNGHLNYYYGYVGWHGWAMVYIPPWGWLPVDLTWGYYGLGKKDPLTAIKYSAIAIQEIMYLRNYYSIDYVKETREFKKMVEDKNLYFYINYLVIPEGKSIRDEIDNFPKYNLSWMNVTTHETKTTSTYIIKKYEDKLNIYLIIVLTMLTILSIIILISIFKRFRSKRISERSLYLY
- a CDS encoding ECF transporter S component; amino-acid sequence: MRNFKILAIILTIISSFIILIAGFIEGLNLLENFGIKNIFSEIAIGSNEKIIIAFCLLFPFSSFLLALFNISQFIKEKFSNGSVYSIIGGIIALIGIIIPLNFGFQINLLHISLSLLASIILFSIGYRGFIESRKTFIPKPFLTTLDVSFIASLSALTAILTAYVGAMFPSPTGGYTHIGDTIIFLAGILFGSKIGGLVGIIGSLVADFIVGYPRWFVSIPAHGFEGIIAGFGKNKNIVIKIIFCFLGGLVMASTYFYVNIFIKGYPAAIISFIRDLFGQALVSLILAIPISKILERVIKFSI
- a CDS encoding pyridoxal-phosphate dependent enzyme, encoding MRNMLLKCTNCNTIYNFDINKELCEKCGNGLSIEMYNLNFFKPLKNEIGIWKYANILPYVDEKFRYSLGEANTNLHKSIWIKKDLKIDEIWFKDETTEPTGSYLDRSSALFISMVSSLGYKNIITYSTGNLGASLSAYSSKAGLKMQVYIRPGIDLGKLYQMIAYGAEVNIIKNFKEEIIEKEDTAIAIEYNPIINEAKKTIMLEIFFQLNQDLPDYIILPMGEGGLLYSTFKMLIEIRSLIKSKINKMKIIGVQPEGCAPIVKAFEKGLDSIEMEHESRTKIFDLSVMNPKFGNAALKAIRETNGYAISVSDNEIFNATMILAKKEGILAEPAASLTLAGLIKLRKIGEIERDSRIVCVITGSGLKDPKIMKEIALKESKLGSLIEELSGKIQLGNTKIAILKLLSEKEMYGYQIWKELKEKYNLNIKIPTIYQHLSELIEKGYVKKVMSKHIFGRKREYYSLTEKGKNIV
- a CDS encoding DapH/DapD/GlmU-related protein, with the protein product MFISEKAVIKASFEGNVIVLGPTIIENNTLIGLNVLIGYPSKDKIIKIMKNKNLEIKDLDEISKGSKIGKNCIVRSNSIIYENVKISDNVEIGHNTLIRSNSEIGENSKIGSYTILDGSVKIGKNANIQSGVYLPHLSIVGNNVFIAPYVCVTNDKYPPSGKLKGVIICDNSIIGANSILISGIEIGENSVIAAGSIVTKNVPPNIVVSGIPARKIMDREEYEKKMEEWRKI
- a CDS encoding NAD-dependent epimerase/dehydratase family protein, which translates into the protein MRIAITGGAGFIGSHLVDKLMEKGAIINVIDNLSKGCIENISKWIGNEKFNFIKGDCLNKEDIRKAIKDCEIIFHLAANPEVRIGAINTSIDFKQNIIATYNILEEARKSKTIKTIVFTSSSTIYGEAKKIPTPEDYAPLIPISMYGSSKLACEALISAYCNMFNLKGIIYRLANIIGSRCKHGVIWDFINKLKNNPRKLEILGDGTQKKSYLLVDECIEAILIGLEKTYEKIEIYNIGSEDFITVKEIAEIIVNEMNLKNVEFIYTGGINGGRGWIGDVKTMLLDISKIKKLGWKPKYNSKEAVKIAIKQILKEIK
- a CDS encoding galactokinase family protein codes for the protein MKYNTKYEIEMLKTNSFLISSAPARADFLNTHQDYKGLPVVPIAVNLRTYFFAINEINGKFKIISLNLKRQGVDYIDVFSIPKVNLKPGKWFGNYLRSVFISLQKYVKKKFNKGLEVIIESEVPVASGLASSAALEVAFTKLLSEYYNLNLSLEEIAEISFIAENKIFGIPCGRLDQYGSSFGKAIVLYPKPPIKVETLPISEMDIIVVDSGIRHSVADIHPKRQEEINIGLKQLMKSSIVPKNLKEKLGYRFDEPKWDEIKIEEIEKYLELINNISARRILYTIKTHESTLKAIEIIKSSMIKNKLDELGKIMNEQHEFMRDLYEISLPKIEEIRNEMLNAGALGVKISGAGLGGCLIGIVKEKEEGNKIVESAIKAGAKNGWVLKIDEGVKAEWR
- the galT gene encoding galactose-1-phosphate uridylyltransferase, with amino-acid sequence MSNELRWNPLLSTWIIVSSKRKIRPWRIEECPFCPGAPETGYNWQTLILDNLYPTLIIDPKTSRESFDIYKIKPGYGYCKIVIETPEHTGDLDSISFENLVKYLKDLKEENIKLCNDKKIRYVACFRNKGEIIGVSLTHPHSQIYALPFIPPRIKIELKNARKFYKEKNKCLFCHIIELEKKEFNRLLYSNKSFISFLPFFAMWPYEVHVYSKKHIGNIIELNDEEIEDLADMIKIIVAMYNSLFDFSLPYIMFIHNSPCRKNYPYYHFHIEFYPIHRSKDKLKYAAGIEWGAWVFTYDDIPENKAKELKEALNKALKKLENEGYKVKGTIF